In Rhipicephalus microplus isolate Deutch F79 chromosome 9, USDA_Rmic, whole genome shotgun sequence, one genomic interval encodes:
- the LOC119164810 gene encoding uncharacterized protein LOC119164810, whose translation MLGEHSERLLEPGDAMERLDKEPSAGSELAASGGASVSAVVAAGGAVGPPQPPPPLALKDVQCPICLKVFSRKFSLEMHFLIHQGLKPYKCQFCGRCFRQKGTLMRHKAIHSQTPSYRCGLCDKSYRQKNVFLHHLRNRHKVSTDVLDRRRCHIKNNAGGGVMEAVPAAPLPPPSLSSVCLPPLSPPEPPPGEAAPPVMLRISERQQALPPSSVVSSMWQCPFCAFESAHDPEVCRSHLLQHVGEPADCPLCPRQLASPQELAAHLRDFHESAGLAPILTNPAVATAGRPPDVTFTCIPCQMEFSNEEDFEWHVRTHVQSVLSEPPVAAPRAALPPATSASEGPLDLTEARPAAAPPPSAPPPIKSEAETSRGFSSPPRLAYKLQPPQQPQVPRQQQRRQLLCVECGKLFGSKALYRYHAQLHLDVQGVTFRCPQCRRRFSRKGELLAHTRQRHLRRLPCPRCGRQFSYRCLQRAHVARCQGPPPLCLPVVDVQAARGALGASLLGVIPLVAPDGQEASPLLGVPVLAPDCLPLKSRLNGLHISARIGL comes from the exons ATGCTTGGTGAACACTCCGAGAGGCTGCTGGAACCGGGAGATGCCATGGAAAGACTCGACAAG GAGCCGAGTGCGGGGAGCGAGCTGGCCGCCAGCGGAGGAGCCAGCGTGTCCGCGGTGGTGGCGGCAGGGGGTGCCGTGGGGCCCCCCCAGCCGCCTCCGCCGCTGGCCCTCAAGGACGTGCAGTGTCCCATCTGCCTCAAGGTGTTCAGCCGAAAGTTCTCTCTCGAGATGCACTTCCTCATCCACCAGGGACTCAAGCCCTACAAGTGCCAGTTCTGTGGCCGTTGTTTCCGCCAGAAGGGCACCCTCATGCGCCACAAG GCCATCCACAGTCAGACACCGTCGTACCGCTGCGGCCTGTGTGACAAGAGCTACCGCCAGAAAAATGTGTTCCTGCACCACCTCCGCAACCGGCACAAGGTGTCCACAGACGTGCTCGACCGACGGCGCTGCCACATCAAGAACAACGCCGGCGGCGGCGTCATGGAGGCAGTCCCTGCTGCGCCGCTGCCGCCACCCTCGTTGAGCTCGGTGTGCCTGCCCCCGCTGAGTCCGCCGGAGCCTCCGCCGGGCGAGGCCGCGCCGCCTGTGATGTTGCGCATCTCGGAGCGCCAGCAGGCCCTTCCGCCGTCCTCCGTCGTGTCCTCCATGTGGCAATGTCCCTTCTGTGCCTTCGAGAGCGCCCATGACCCCGAGGTCTGCCGCTCGCACCTGCTCCAGCACGTGGGGGAGCCGGCCGACTGCCCGCTTTGTCCCCGGCAGCTCGCCTCGCCCCAGGAGCTAGCGGCGCATCTGCGTGACTTCCATGAGAGTGCGGGATTGGCTCCCATCCTGACCAATCCAGCTGTCG CCACAGCAGGCCGTCCTCCGGATGTGACCTTCACCTGCATTCCGTGCCAGATGGAGTTCAGCAACGAAGAGGACTTTGAGTGGCACGTGCGCACGCACGTGCAGAGCGTTCTTTCCGAGCCACCTGTAGCAGCGCCGAGGGCTGCCCTGCCACCCGCCACCTCCGCGAGCGAGGGACCTCTCGACCTAACCGAGGCACGACCGGCAGCAGCACCGCCTCCTTCCGCCCCACCGCCCATCAAGTCGGAGGCCGAGACATCGCGCGGCTTTTCGTCTCCACCGCGGTTGGCTTACAAgctgcagccgccacagcaaCCGCAGGTGCCGCGGCAGCAGCAGCGCCGTCAGCTCCTGTGCGTCGAGTGTGGGAAGCTGTTTGGTTCCAAGGCACTGTACCGGTACCACGCACAGCTGCACCTGGATGTCCAGGGTGTAACGTTCAGGTGCCCACAGTGCCGGCGGCGGTTCTCCCGCAAGGGGGAGCTGCTGGCGCACACGCGACAGCGTCACCTGCGGCGCCTGCCGTGTCCTCGGTGCGGCCGCCAGTTCAGCTACCGGTGCTTGCAGCGGGCACACGTGGCCCGGTGCCAGGGTCCGCCACCACTCTGTCTGCCCGTGGTAGACGTGCAGGCCGCACGTGGTGCCCTCGGCGCCAGCCTCCTTGGTGTCATCCCTCTAG